Proteins encoded by one window of Aliivibrio wodanis:
- the varS gene encoding response regulator, histidine kinase VarS produces the protein MTKYGLRARVITLTLAPTLIIGLLLSGFFTMNRYNDLEAQLISSGTSIIEPLAISSEYGMTGKNREAVRRLISYAHRKHSKIVRSIAVFDEKHELFVTSNFHPNFESLTFPKNKPIPLLLDISFQEESLILRTPILPEGQFSSNFDSSYINEPLGYIAIELDLSSLRLQQYQEIFSALIVLILGLSLSGVFAYRLMQDVTQPISHMVSVVDRIRRGHLNVRIENKLHGELDTLKNGINAMAISLSEYHVEMQQSIDQATSDLRETLEQLEIQNVELDIAKKRAQEAARVKSEFLANMSHELRTPLNGVIGFTRQMLKTSLSEHQKDYLQTIERSANNLLTIINDILDFSKLEAGKLLLENLPFNVQDSLDEVVSLLATSAHEKGLEITLKIDQRVPSGLIGDPLRIQQVLNNLVGNSIKFTEKGNIDISVELKHLHDDTVDLQFVVRDTGIGISERQQAQLFQAFSQADASISRRYGGTGLGLVITQKLVAQMGGEIGLSSRLHQGSTFWFTIKMSQTELPMIDERDVQQLDKKKLLLIEPNMQSASILQQQFIHHGVFVTYRSTLPDNIEPHDYALISLSSNSKPSTESLKVISDKLAPHCPTIVIGLPSTELALTEKLNQLPNITCLSKPFAKKKLLDALLVQKQEEQILTLPDLMASHDTPHRLPIKVMAVDDNPANLKLISALLHEQVESVVTCKNGLDAVQQATEQKFDIILMDIQMPKMDGVMACKEIRKTVLNAQTPVVAVTAHAMAGERERLITEGMDDYLTKPIEEHVLQQVIIHWSPLTDTTDVEKIEILADAIPELHVEEASNDKNGSIDWEAALKQSAGKDDLAKEMLQMLVEFIPEVDGWIEKALEGSSSPEELCHYIHKLHGSSSYCGVPRLKQLCNLIETALRQEQSIEDIEPELFELQDEMEKVTKDAQKLI, from the coding sequence ATGACAAAATACGGTTTACGCGCTCGAGTCATCACCCTTACCCTAGCGCCAACATTAATCATCGGTTTACTGCTCAGTGGTTTCTTTACCATGAATAGATACAATGATTTAGAAGCGCAGCTCATTTCTAGTGGAACAAGCATTATTGAACCACTAGCTATTTCGAGTGAGTATGGAATGACGGGGAAAAACCGAGAAGCGGTTCGTCGACTTATAAGCTACGCACATCGAAAACATTCTAAAATTGTTCGTAGTATCGCTGTATTTGATGAAAAGCATGAACTTTTTGTAACCTCAAATTTCCACCCTAATTTTGAAAGCTTAACATTTCCTAAAAATAAGCCCATCCCTCTATTACTTGATATTTCATTTCAAGAAGAGTCATTAATCTTAAGAACGCCTATCCTTCCAGAAGGGCAGTTTTCATCTAATTTTGATTCTTCTTATATTAATGAACCATTAGGTTATATTGCTATTGAATTAGATTTATCCAGTTTACGATTGCAGCAATATCAAGAAATATTCTCAGCCTTAATTGTTTTAATTTTAGGATTAAGTTTATCTGGTGTATTTGCATATCGCTTGATGCAAGATGTAACCCAACCTATTTCACACATGGTAAGCGTGGTTGACCGTATTCGTCGTGGTCACCTAAATGTGCGTATTGAGAATAAATTGCATGGTGAGCTAGACACCCTTAAAAATGGCATCAATGCGATGGCAATTTCCTTGTCTGAGTATCATGTTGAGATGCAACAAAGTATCGATCAGGCAACCTCCGATCTACGTGAAACCTTAGAGCAATTAGAAATCCAAAACGTAGAATTAGACATTGCGAAAAAGCGAGCTCAAGAAGCGGCTCGGGTTAAGTCTGAATTCTTAGCCAATATGTCACATGAGCTAAGAACACCGCTTAATGGCGTGATCGGTTTTACACGTCAAATGCTAAAAACATCCCTCTCAGAGCATCAAAAAGACTACTTACAAACCATCGAACGTTCAGCCAATAACTTATTAACGATTATTAATGACATTCTTGATTTCTCGAAACTAGAAGCAGGTAAATTACTACTTGAAAATCTTCCATTTAATGTCCAAGATTCTCTGGATGAAGTAGTCAGCCTACTTGCAACAAGTGCGCATGAAAAAGGCTTAGAAATTACACTTAAAATTGACCAACGTGTTCCTTCAGGGCTAATTGGTGACCCACTTCGAATTCAACAAGTCTTAAACAACCTAGTTGGTAACTCAATTAAATTCACGGAAAAGGGCAACATCGACATCTCGGTAGAATTAAAGCATTTACATGATGATACGGTAGACCTTCAATTTGTTGTTCGTGACACTGGCATTGGTATTTCTGAGCGCCAACAAGCACAACTGTTCCAAGCCTTCAGCCAAGCAGATGCGAGCATTTCTCGACGCTATGGCGGTACAGGTTTAGGCTTAGTTATCACGCAAAAATTAGTTGCTCAAATGGGCGGCGAAATTGGTTTAAGCAGTCGCTTACATCAAGGCTCTACTTTCTGGTTTACAATTAAAATGAGCCAAACTGAGTTACCTATGATTGATGAGCGAGATGTTCAGCAACTCGATAAGAAAAAACTACTACTGATTGAACCGAATATGCAATCAGCATCTATCTTACAGCAACAATTTATCCACCACGGTGTCTTTGTTACCTATCGTTCAACACTACCTGACAATATAGAACCTCATGACTACGCCCTAATCAGCTTAAGCTCTAATTCCAAGCCAAGTACTGAATCATTAAAAGTCATTTCAGATAAATTAGCACCTCACTGCCCGACCATTGTTATTGGCTTGCCAAGTACTGAATTAGCATTAACCGAGAAGTTAAATCAACTACCAAATATCACCTGTTTATCAAAACCATTTGCGAAGAAAAAACTACTAGATGCATTATTAGTTCAAAAACAAGAAGAGCAAATACTCACTCTTCCTGATCTTATGGCCTCTCATGACACCCCACATCGTTTGCCAATCAAGGTTATGGCTGTTGATGACAACCCAGCTAATCTCAAATTGATTTCAGCGTTACTGCATGAGCAAGTTGAAAGTGTTGTCACCTGTAAGAATGGTCTAGATGCTGTACAACAAGCCACCGAACAGAAATTTGATATTATTTTAATGGATATTCAAATGCCAAAAATGGACGGTGTTATGGCATGTAAAGAGATCCGAAAAACTGTCTTAAATGCACAAACGCCTGTAGTTGCGGTAACAGCGCACGCCATGGCAGGTGAACGAGAGAGGCTTATTACTGAAGGGATGGATGACTACTTAACTAAACCAATTGAAGAACATGTACTTCAACAAGTGATCATTCATTGGAGCCCATTAACCGATACGACTGATGTAGAAAAAATCGAGATCTTAGCTGATGCTATCCCTGAACTACATGTTGAAGAAGCAAGTAATGATAAAAACGGTAGTATTGATTGGGAGGCCGCATTAAAGCAATCTGCAGGAAAAGATGATCTCGCTAAAGAGATGCTTCAAATGCTAGTGGAGTTTATTCCTGAAGTTGACGGTTGGATTGAAAAAGCGCTTGAAGGGAGCTCATCACCTGAAGAGCTTTGTCACTATATACATAAATTACATGGCAGTAGCTCGTATTGTGGCGTACCTCGTTTAAAGCAACTATGTAATCTAATTGAAACCGCTCTACGACAAGAACAGTCAATTGAAGATATAGAGCCTGAACTATTTGAACTTCAGGATGAGATGGAGAAAGTAACTAAAGATGCTCAAAAACTAATTTAA
- a CDS encoding putative membrane associated signaling protein has protein sequence MNKSLTSRLIVTLLISALIYMVAIAGALIEFGIKKAKDNALIQQEKLVTTVRASASIAAYVENEEIAEEVGSSLLLHPEILAVKITSNESFNYVKQRDIGLGDINWEQSGYQYILLSPVNNLSTGSISIILNEELLNQNAIDVVEAQIKLLVFQTIILLIVMLIAIKKVVGTPLKRVAAQLAIIRPGEETKLTLDEQHQNDEIGLVTSSVNQFVESATSAIHTERALREKISLMEKHYRNVLEKAQIGFFVLNEKTELLKGNDVLFESLERHLLLSKEDILGQCLFDSFLKDSTLGNKLAKKAKLTQEPISQEFVIEPILGEPVWIQLLISAYQDSTTLEWYYEGVIYNVTDRVIKEQQALNLAQLDTLTGLKNRLGCADFLLKSKPGSEDKVLAVMVLDLDGFKTVNDTFGHASGDEVLCIIAQRLKNQVRQNKDLVSRLGGDEFAVLISCDQKSTNLVEYIAQKLIDTVSKPIVLKQGAMVNVGVSIGIAFDVTGEFDVCLSLADEAMYQVKKDGKNGYRLYRAS, from the coding sequence ATGAATAAGTCCTTAACATCACGATTAATTGTTACTTTGTTAATTTCAGCATTGATTTATATGGTAGCGATTGCAGGCGCGTTGATTGAGTTTGGTATTAAAAAGGCGAAAGATAACGCTTTAATCCAACAAGAAAAACTAGTGACGACAGTAAGGGCATCTGCTTCTATTGCAGCTTATGTCGAAAATGAAGAAATAGCAGAAGAGGTCGGTAGCTCTCTGCTTCTACACCCTGAGATATTAGCAGTAAAAATTACTTCGAATGAAAGTTTTAACTATGTAAAACAAAGGGACATCGGTCTAGGTGATATTAACTGGGAACAGAGTGGCTACCAATATATTCTATTATCACCTGTTAATAACTTATCTACCGGCAGTATTTCAATTATTTTAAATGAAGAGTTATTGAATCAAAATGCAATTGATGTGGTAGAAGCACAAATAAAGTTATTAGTATTTCAAACGATTATTCTTTTGATTGTTATGTTAATTGCAATTAAAAAAGTGGTGGGAACACCATTGAAGAGGGTAGCAGCACAATTAGCTATTATTCGTCCAGGAGAAGAGACAAAACTCACGCTGGATGAGCAGCATCAAAATGATGAAATAGGTCTTGTTACTTCGAGTGTGAATCAATTTGTTGAGAGTGCGACCTCTGCGATTCATACAGAGAGAGCATTACGTGAAAAAATTAGCTTGATGGAAAAGCATTATCGTAATGTATTAGAGAAAGCTCAGATTGGCTTTTTTGTATTAAATGAAAAAACAGAACTCTTAAAAGGAAATGATGTTCTTTTTGAAAGCTTAGAACGTCATTTATTACTCAGCAAAGAAGATATACTCGGTCAGTGTTTATTTGATAGCTTTCTAAAAGATTCTACTCTTGGTAATAAATTAGCTAAGAAAGCAAAGTTAACACAAGAGCCAATCAGTCAAGAGTTTGTGATTGAACCAATATTAGGAGAGCCGGTTTGGATTCAATTATTAATATCGGCTTATCAAGATAGTACGACACTTGAATGGTATTATGAAGGTGTTATTTATAACGTAACGGACCGAGTAATAAAAGAGCAGCAAGCATTGAATCTTGCTCAGTTAGATACATTAACTGGTTTAAAAAACCGCTTAGGTTGTGCTGATTTCCTTTTAAAATCTAAACCGGGAAGTGAAGACAAAGTTTTAGCGGTAATGGTTCTAGATTTAGATGGATTCAAAACTGTTAATGATACTTTTGGCCATGCTTCTGGTGATGAAGTGTTATGTATTATTGCTCAGCGTCTAAAAAATCAAGTAAGACAGAATAAAGATCTTGTTAGCCGTTTAGGTGGAGATGAATTTGCAGTATTAATCAGCTGTGATCAGAAAAGTACTAACTTGGTTGAATACATAGCTCAAAAGTTAATAGATACCGTCTCGAAGCCTATTGTACTGAAACAGGGTGCAATGGTGAATGTAGGAGTGAGTATTGGTATTGCTTTTGATGTTACTGGAGAGTTTGATGTTTGCTTATCTTTAGCCGATGAAGCCATGTATCAAGTGAAAAAAGATGGAAAAAATGGTTACCGTTTATATCGAGCTAGCTAA
- a CDS encoding membrane protein: MKKMLFLLLTYIALVPSSFADIYVVAHKEAQIEHLSKDEVTALFLGKKRTLPNGELAFMIDRGLDSTTRSEFFYLLNKMSLPRVNAYWSRLTFSGRMIPPTVIEQEAEMLVLLSEKTNAISYTNQKPTDSEVSIILSLK; the protein is encoded by the coding sequence ATGAAGAAAATGTTATTTTTGTTGTTAACCTATATTGCTCTAGTACCCTCAAGCTTTGCCGATATTTATGTGGTAGCCCATAAGGAAGCACAAATTGAACACTTATCAAAAGATGAAGTTACTGCTTTGTTTTTAGGTAAGAAACGAACGCTGCCTAATGGTGAACTGGCTTTTATGATCGACCGAGGATTAGACTCTACGACTCGCTCAGAGTTTTTTTATCTGTTGAACAAAATGTCACTACCTAGGGTTAATGCTTACTGGTCGCGTCTTACTTTTTCTGGGCGAATGATACCACCGACAGTTATTGAACAAGAGGCAGAGATGCTTGTCTTGTTATCCGAAAAAACTAATGCAATTAGCTATACAAATCAAAAGCCTACAGATTCAGAAGTTAGTATTATTTTAAGTTTAAAATAG
- a CDS encoding putative exported protein — translation MTKILPILLPIFSCLFSFSAQSESEVSNWTFSGFGTLGYTYDDTEQIGYIRDYSQTLDIDQTSSFQTDSQIGAQLSYRSSPYWSTMVQVVLADEVDYELSDSLEWAYLALHPISNVDIRFGRMGLDLFALSDTRRIDYAHLWVRPPSEVYGWVPLYSVDGIDAAYYFETESTYWRIKAQYGKSHSKSEMSAGETVYEFEGDDLLALSLTADRNDWSFRTTLAAVTVGSDLPEQAMQLQFVLEEIEHSDIGLLPARIRELAGALSDELKIKGEQIKYAQISVQFDNYDWLLLSELTYSDADISIMPSGLGGYLTFGKRISTFTPYINYSFFKPKNEFYNEEYPWEGKAPQLTTLFQTTTFIINSGRIEQDTITLGTRWDFHQQAALNLQWDHVSIASAGSAMWAGSGGDLYQSQDVNLFSASISFVF, via the coding sequence GTGACGAAAATACTTCCTATTTTATTACCAATATTCAGTTGTTTATTTTCATTTTCTGCTCAATCAGAAAGTGAGGTAAGTAATTGGACATTTTCAGGGTTTGGCACACTTGGCTATACCTATGACGATACTGAGCAAATTGGCTATATTCGAGACTATTCTCAAACACTCGATATAGATCAAACCTCTTCATTCCAAACTGACTCCCAAATAGGAGCGCAGTTGTCTTATCGATCGTCCCCTTACTGGAGCACGATGGTTCAAGTTGTTCTTGCTGATGAAGTAGATTATGAACTAAGTGATTCGCTTGAATGGGCTTACTTAGCTCTGCATCCTATTTCAAATGTAGATATTCGATTTGGTCGAATGGGACTAGATCTTTTTGCTTTGTCAGATACTAGACGCATTGATTATGCTCATTTATGGGTAAGGCCACCGAGTGAAGTATATGGTTGGGTACCTCTCTATTCTGTTGATGGTATTGATGCTGCTTATTACTTTGAAACAGAAAGTACCTATTGGCGGATTAAAGCCCAATATGGGAAAAGTCATTCTAAATCAGAAATGAGTGCGGGTGAGACGGTTTATGAATTTGAAGGTGATGATCTTCTTGCATTAAGTTTGACTGCAGATAGAAATGATTGGAGCTTTAGAACAACCTTAGCTGCTGTCACTGTTGGCTCTGATTTACCAGAACAAGCAATGCAGCTGCAATTTGTCCTTGAAGAGATAGAACATTCAGATATAGGACTTTTACCCGCTAGAATTCGTGAACTAGCAGGTGCATTAAGTGACGAATTGAAGATTAAAGGGGAGCAAATTAAATATGCACAAATTAGTGTGCAATTTGATAATTATGATTGGTTATTACTCTCTGAGTTGACGTATAGCGATGCTGATATATCTATAATGCCAAGTGGCTTAGGTGGATATTTAACCTTTGGTAAGCGGATTTCAACTTTTACTCCATATATTAATTATTCTTTTTTCAAGCCTAAAAATGAATTTTATAATGAAGAGTACCCTTGGGAAGGAAAGGCGCCTCAATTAACGACACTGTTTCAAACTACTACTTTTATAATTAACTCAGGGCGTATAGAGCAAGATACGATTACTCTTGGTACTCGTTGGGATTTTCATCAACAAGCAGCACTGAATTTACAGTGGGATCACGTCTCAATTGCATCAGCAGGCTCTGCGATGTGGGCGGGCTCTGGTGGTGACCTTTATCAAAGCCAAGATGTAAACCTTTTTTCTGCTTCTATTAGCTTTGTATTTTAG
- the acpS gene encoding holo-[acyl-carrier protein] synthase — MAIVGLGTDIAEIERVEKALSRSGDAFAERILSSSEFSKYQSLKQKGRFLAKRFAAKEAASKALGTGIAHGVTFHDFTISNDENGKPLLTLSGKALELSQSFQISHTHLTISDERHYAVATVIFES, encoded by the coding sequence ATGGCAATTGTTGGTCTAGGGACTGATATCGCTGAAATAGAAAGGGTTGAGAAAGCCCTTTCTCGTTCAGGAGATGCGTTCGCTGAGCGCATCTTAAGTTCATCTGAATTTAGTAAATATCAATCATTAAAGCAAAAAGGACGTTTCTTAGCTAAGCGTTTTGCAGCAAAAGAAGCTGCTTCTAAAGCGTTAGGCACCGGTATTGCACACGGTGTTACCTTTCATGATTTTACTATCTCAAATGATGAGAATGGTAAACCGCTATTAACACTCTCAGGTAAGGCTCTCGAGCTTTCTCAATCATTCCAAATATCTCATACTCATCTAACCATTTCTGATGAAAGGCATTACGCTGTAGCCACCGTTATCTTTGAATCTTAA
- the pdxJ gene encoding pyridoxal phosphate biosynthetic protein PdxJ, whose amino-acid sequence MSSILLGVNIDHVATLRNARGTKYPDPVHAAEIAERAGAAGITIHLREDRRHINDRDVRILRETLQTRMNLEMAVTDEMVGIALETQPEFVCLVPEKREELTTEGGLNVLGQLEKVKAATTKLSDAGIKVSLFIDADKEQIDAAVECGAPYIELHTGAYADAKTEEAQQDELKKIAAGASYAASKGLIVNAGHGLTYHNVEAIAALPEIYELNIGHSIMGRAVFDGLEKAVADMHRIMLGARK is encoded by the coding sequence ATGAGTTCAATTTTACTTGGCGTTAATATCGATCACGTAGCCACCCTTAGAAATGCAAGAGGAACTAAATACCCAGATCCTGTTCATGCTGCTGAAATTGCAGAGCGTGCTGGTGCTGCGGGTATTACGATTCACCTGCGTGAAGACCGTCGTCATATTAATGATCGTGATGTACGTATTCTGCGTGAAACGCTACAAACGCGAATGAACTTGGAAATGGCAGTGACGGATGAAATGGTTGGCATTGCACTTGAAACACAACCTGAATTTGTTTGCTTAGTACCAGAGAAGCGTGAAGAGTTAACGACAGAAGGTGGGTTAAATGTCTTAGGTCAGCTTGAGAAAGTGAAGGCTGCAACGACAAAACTCTCTGATGCAGGCATTAAAGTGTCCTTATTTATCGATGCAGATAAAGAGCAAATTGATGCCGCGGTTGAATGTGGTGCGCCATATATTGAGCTTCACACCGGTGCTTACGCTGATGCAAAAACAGAAGAAGCGCAGCAAGATGAGCTGAAAAAAATCGCAGCAGGCGCAAGTTATGCCGCTTCTAAAGGCCTCATTGTTAATGCTGGTCATGGCTTGACGTATCATAACGTTGAAGCGATTGCCGCTCTGCCAGAAATCTACGAATTAAACATCGGCCACTCAATTATGGGGCGTGCAGTGTTTGATGGCTTAGAAAAAGCCGTCGCGGATATGCACCGTATTATGCTTGGTGCTCGTAAGTAA
- the recO gene encoding DNA repair protein RecO (recombination protein O), translating into MEEGLQRCFVLHRRPYSESSLILDVFSEEYGRLSIISKGARSKRSNLKGVLQAFTPLLMKWSGRGAMRTLRQAESISLAIPLTGINLYSAMYINELVVRVIEQETPYPALFLDYLTALTELAQTKNPEPALRRFELALLSSLGYGVDLLHCAGSGEMVSPEMTYRYREQQGFMASIRHDPLMSFKGNELIAISERRFVTLEQLKAAKRFTRIALKPYLGGKPLKSRELFLPRTRSILK; encoded by the coding sequence GTGGAAGAAGGCTTACAACGTTGTTTTGTCCTGCACCGTAGACCATATAGTGAAAGCAGTCTAATTTTAGACGTGTTTAGCGAAGAATATGGTCGTTTATCTATCATCTCTAAAGGTGCGCGAAGTAAGCGATCTAATCTTAAAGGTGTATTGCAAGCGTTTACCCCATTACTTATGAAATGGTCAGGTAGGGGAGCGATGCGAACATTGCGTCAAGCTGAGAGCATCAGTCTTGCCATTCCCCTTACTGGCATCAATCTCTATTCAGCCATGTACATCAATGAATTAGTAGTACGGGTGATTGAACAAGAAACGCCTTATCCCGCACTTTTTCTTGATTATCTCACCGCGTTAACCGAATTGGCTCAAACTAAAAATCCAGAGCCCGCTTTGCGTCGTTTTGAATTAGCTTTATTATCTTCACTGGGCTATGGCGTCGATTTGTTACATTGTGCTGGTAGTGGTGAAATGGTTTCCCCAGAAATGACCTATCGTTATCGTGAGCAACAAGGTTTTATGGCATCCATTCGTCATGATCCCTTAATGAGTTTTAAAGGGAATGAATTGATTGCCATCAGTGAGCGACGATTTGTGACACTAGAGCAATTAAAAGCGGCAAAACGCTTTACACGCATAGCCTTAAAGCCGTATCTTGGCGGCAAGCCCCTAAAAAGTAGGGAACTGTTTCTTCCAAGAACAAGGAGTATTCTAAAATGA
- the era gene encoding GTP-binding protein era, whose protein sequence is MSDEKEFDLDAYFSSEAKTESSDNQHCGFIAIVGRPNVGKSTLLNQILGQKISITSRKPQTTRHRIMGVDTDGDYQAIYIDTPGLHIEEKRAINRLMNRAANSSLSDVNLVLFMVDGTHWTPDDEMVLNKLRKAEFPTVLLVNKVDNVKDKNDVMAHLQTMTEKMDFVDVVPISAKSGSNIDVVQKLVRQYLPKAIHHFPEEYVTDRSQRFMASEIIREKLMRFTGEELPYSVTVEIERFDYNPKMDGFHINGLILVERLGQKKMVVGKNGEKIKVIGREARIDMEGLFDRKVYLELWVKVKSGWADDERALRSLGYIDDL, encoded by the coding sequence ATGTCAGATGAAAAAGAATTTGATCTAGACGCGTACTTCTCATCAGAAGCTAAAACAGAATCTAGCGACAACCAACACTGTGGTTTTATTGCTATCGTTGGTCGTCCAAACGTAGGTAAATCAACACTTCTTAACCAAATTTTGGGGCAGAAGATTTCGATTACATCACGTAAACCTCAAACGACTCGTCACCGTATTATGGGTGTTGATACGGATGGGGATTATCAAGCGATTTATATTGATACTCCAGGTCTTCATATTGAAGAAAAACGAGCGATTAACCGTTTAATGAACCGTGCTGCAAACTCATCGTTAAGCGATGTTAACTTGGTTCTATTTATGGTTGATGGTACGCACTGGACACCTGATGATGAAATGGTATTGAATAAGCTGAGAAAAGCAGAATTCCCTACGGTTTTATTGGTGAATAAAGTAGATAACGTTAAAGATAAAAATGACGTTATGGCGCACCTTCAGACCATGACAGAAAAAATGGATTTTGTTGACGTTGTGCCAATTTCAGCTAAATCAGGCTCTAATATTGATGTTGTTCAGAAATTAGTTCGTCAGTATTTGCCAAAAGCAATACATCACTTCCCTGAAGAGTATGTAACCGATCGTTCTCAACGTTTCATGGCGTCTGAAATTATTCGTGAAAAGCTAATGCGTTTTACGGGTGAAGAATTGCCATATTCAGTAACCGTTGAAATTGAACGTTTTGATTACAATCCTAAGATGGATGGTTTCCATATTAACGGTCTTATTCTTGTTGAGCGTTTAGGTCAAAAGAAAATGGTTGTTGGTAAGAATGGCGAGAAGATCAAGGTTATTGGTCGTGAAGCTCGTATTGATATGGAAGGCTTGTTTGACCGTAAAGTGTATTTAGAGCTTTGGGTTAAAGTTAAATCTGGTTGGGCTGATGATGAGCGAGCACTTCGTTCTCTAGGTTATATCGACGATTTATAA
- the rnc gene encoding ribonuclease III (RNase III) → MNSSLQRLEKKIGYQFKDEGFLKLALTHRSANSIHNERLEFLGDSILSFVVADELYHRFPKVDEGDMSRMRATLVRGHTLAELGREFQLGDYLFLGPGELKSGGFRRDSILADAVEAIIGGIYLDSDTEVIRGIILAWYKTRLDSIEPGVSQKDPKTRLQEYLQGRRKPLPTYTVTKIKGEAHNQEFTIECIVAGLDKPVIGKGSSRRKAEQSAADIALGQVN, encoded by the coding sequence ATGAATTCTTCATTACAACGCTTAGAAAAGAAAATTGGTTACCAATTTAAAGACGAAGGTTTTTTAAAGCTGGCGCTGACTCACCGTAGTGCAAACAGCATTCACAACGAACGCTTAGAGTTTCTTGGCGATTCGATCTTGAGTTTTGTTGTTGCTGATGAGCTGTATCATCGATTCCCTAAAGTGGACGAAGGTGATATGAGTCGTATGCGTGCAACCTTAGTTCGTGGGCATACGTTAGCTGAGTTAGGCCGTGAGTTCCAACTGGGTGATTACCTATTTTTAGGCCCTGGTGAATTGAAAAGTGGTGGCTTCCGTCGTGATTCTATTTTAGCGGATGCGGTAGAAGCGATCATTGGTGGCATCTACCTAGATAGCGACACTGAAGTTATACGTGGGATTATTTTAGCGTGGTACAAGACTCGTTTAGATTCAATTGAACCGGGTGTATCACAAAAAGATCCAAAGACACGTCTTCAAGAGTACCTACAAGGTCGTCGTAAGCCGTTACCAACGTACACAGTAACAAAAATTAAAGGTGAAGCTCATAACCAAGAGTTCACTATTGAATGTATCGTGGCAGGCTTGGATAAGCCTGTTATCGGCAAAGGAAGTAGCCGCCGCAAGGCAGAACAGTCGGCTGCTGACATAGCATTAGGACAAGTAAACTAA
- the lepB gene encoding signal peptidase I (leader peptidase I) → MANTFSLILVLVTLFTGVIWAIDKFVLAPKRKQKIAAAREQANGQVDEATLVKVAPQPAWIEQSVSIFPVIGLVLVLRSFIYEPFQIPSGSMMPTLLVGDFILVEKFSYGVKDPVWRTQLVETGKPERGDIVVFKFPPQPSVDYIKRVVGKPGDTVVYSSSKQLCVKPKGESKCNIIPLTNMKDSEFTPDRTNLVQYTEQLAKETTHDILVNPMRVDRVSNYQPRPGYNEWVVPEGNYFVMGDNRDNSADSRYWGFVPEANLVGKAVGIWISFEFERGSDSVLPSFIPTGVRFNRIGGID, encoded by the coding sequence ATGGCTAACACTTTTTCACTTATTTTAGTTCTGGTAACACTGTTTACAGGGGTTATTTGGGCTATTGATAAATTCGTCTTGGCACCAAAGCGTAAGCAAAAAATTGCAGCAGCTCGTGAGCAAGCGAATGGACAAGTTGATGAAGCGACACTTGTAAAAGTTGCTCCTCAACCGGCATGGATAGAACAATCGGTTTCTATTTTTCCAGTGATTGGCCTTGTTTTAGTGTTGCGCTCATTTATTTATGAGCCGTTCCAGATCCCATCCGGTTCGATGATGCCGACGCTTTTAGTCGGGGATTTTATCTTGGTCGAAAAATTCTCTTATGGAGTTAAAGACCCTGTTTGGCGTACGCAGTTAGTAGAAACTGGAAAACCAGAGCGTGGTGATATTGTTGTTTTTAAATTTCCACCACAGCCAAGTGTCGACTATATTAAACGTGTAGTTGGTAAACCTGGCGATACTGTTGTTTATAGTTCTTCAAAGCAGTTATGTGTTAAGCCAAAAGGCGAGAGCAAGTGTAATATCATCCCGTTAACGAACATGAAAGACAGTGAATTCACGCCAGATCGTACTAACTTAGTTCAATATACTGAACAGTTAGCAAAAGAGACAACGCATGATATTCTAGTTAACCCGATGAGAGTTGATCGTGTTTCTAACTACCAACCTCGACCTGGTTATAACGAGTGGGTTGTTCCAGAGGGGAATTACTTTGTGATGGGCGATAATCGTGACAACAGTGCCGACAGCCGTTATTGGGGCTTTGTCCCAGAAGCGAACTTAGTGGGTAAAGCGGTCGGGATCTGGATCAGCTTTGAATTTGAACGTGGTAGCGATAGTGTGCTGCCTTCCTTTATTCCTACTGGTGTGCGTTTTAACCGCATCGGTGGCATAGACTGA